In Struthio camelus isolate bStrCam1 chromosome 22, bStrCam1.hap1, whole genome shotgun sequence, one DNA window encodes the following:
- the SCN3B gene encoding sodium channel regulatory subunit beta-3 encodes MAALPRLVRVSSVVLVVWAGFCSAVCVEVPSETEAVQGKHMKLLCISCMKREEVTASTVVEWFYRPEGGKDEPIYEYRKTNHEFPSRFSGRLQWNGSKDMQDVSITVLNVTLNDSGIYTCNITREFEFEIHRPLFTSSRLIHLTVVEEAGEDFTSVISEIMMYILLVFLTLWLLIEMIYCYRKVSKAEEAAQENATDYLAIPSENKENCAVPVEE; translated from the exons ATGGCTGCACTGCCAAGGCTGGTCCGAGTGTCTTCAGTCGTGTTGGTGGTCTGGG CTGGTTTTTGTTCTGCCGTATGTGTTGAAGTTCCCTCAGAGACAGAGGCTGTCCAAGGGAAACACATGAAGCTACTCTGCATATCTTGCATGAAGAGGGAAGAGGTCACAGCCAGCACCGTGGTGGAGTGGTTCTACAGGCCTGAGGGTGGAAAAGATGAACCT ATCTACGAGTACAGGAAAACGAATCATGAATTTCCAAGCCGCTTCAGTGGTCGGCTACAGTGGAACGGGAGTAAAGACATGCAGGACGTATCCATCACTGTGCTAAATGTTACCTTGAATGATTCGGGTATCTACACCTGTAATATCACCCGGGAGTTTGAGTTTGAGATTCACCGACCTCTCTTCACAAGCTCCAGATTGATCCATCTCACCGTGGTGGAGGAGG CTGGAGAAGACTTCACTTCAGTCATCTCTGAAATTATGATGTATATTCTTCTGGTCTTCCTCACCTTATGGCTGCTGATAGAAATGATCTATTGCTACCGGAAAGTctctaaggcagaggaggctgcgCAGGAAAACGC GACAGACTACCTTGCGATTCCATCGGAGAACAAGGAAAACTGTGCCGTGCCTGTGGAAGAATAG